Genomic DNA from Bernardetia sp.:
ATAGCTTTTACTTTTATCAACTTTAGTAAGAATATTTGTTGTAGTTTTATCTAAATTTAGATGAGCATTTAGATAGTCTTTAGATTCGAAAGTGTTGGTCGAAATTAATTTTCTACTTTCTAGTAAATCTACTTTTATTGGATTTTTTGTATTGACAGAGAGATATTTCTGAACGATAATGGAAGAGAGTTGCTCACCGAAACTTAAAATAGTAGCTCGTGTTCGGTCAGAGAGTTCTCCAAGTGTTCCAACGCTTTCACAGATGGCTTCTAGTTGATTGCATTTTTGTTGAACTTCTACAAAAAGGTCTATCTGATGCGATTCTGAAACAAGTTGTTTGATAAAATCAAAATGAAAACTTCTAAATTCTTCCAACAAAACAGTATGTTTTCCTTCTAAAGAAAGACTGGCAATTTGTTCTAGTTTATTGGTGATTCCAGAAAAAGCAGAAACTACGACAATAAAATTTTCAGTTTTTGAAACAAGAATAGCTGCAATTCTTTCAAGATTGGAAGTTGAGGAAACGCTTGTTCCTCCGAATTTTAAGACGAGCATTTTTTGACATTTATATCACTCATAAAGATATGAGTAACGGCTATTTAATACAATTTGATAAAGAAATTCAAATTTACAGTATAATTTTTTGATAGCACAATCTAAAAGCAAAAAATACTTCTTAGCAATAAAATGCACAAAAAAACCGATAAAGAATGTCATCAGAGTCTTTCTTTATCAGATTTTTATCTTACTTGATTAGAATAGATTAATTTTCTGTCATTTCTACAGATTTGTAGATTTTATCAATGAGTTCTTTCTTATCCCAAGGTTTGGACAAGAAGAATTGCATATTTCCTTTATCAAAAGCATGTTGAATGGCTTCTTCTTCAGCTTGTCCAGAAAGCATTATTTTGGCAACTTTCGGAAACTGTTTGTTTATCTCCACCAATAGTTCGTCCCCTTTCATTTCGGGCATGAGCCAGTCTGTAATTACTACAAGTGTATTGATGCTTCGTTCTGTAAGAAAGTCTAGGATTTCTAAAGCTTCATCTCCACTTTCTGCTGTTTCAATGATAAAATCCTCATTAAACTCTTGCATCAGTTGAATTTTAAGACTTCCTAATATGATATGGTCATCATCTACACAAAGAATTGCTTTCGTTTTTTTTGATTTAGCCATAAGATAAGTATTTTGGAGGTGTGGGTATAATTGAGTAATAGTAATTTAAAGATAGTAAAATTATGCTATTCTGATTTAGAAATATACGATGGTGCAATAAAAAAGTAAGTATTATATATTTCTAATATATTAAGTAAAAAAAATAGCTGAAAAAATATGATGAAACACTTTGCTTACAACGGCAACTCTACAAAAAACGTAGTTCCTTCATTTTCTTTGGTTTCAAACCAAATTTTACCATTGTGCTTTTCTACAATTTTTTTTGTAATATCTAAACCCAAACCACTTCCCTCTCCTTCTTTTTTTGTTGTAAAGAAAGCATCAAAAATTTTGCCTTGTACATTTTTTGGAATGCCTGTTCCTGTATCTTCTACGGAAACAAGTGCTTTTTTGTTATCGGTTTTTCCAGTTTGTTTAACAGAGATAGTTATCTGACCTTTCTTTTTTATTGCTTGCATAGCATTGTGTATGAGGTTTGTCCAAACCTGTACGAGTTCGTCTGGATACCCCATAAATATCGGAATAGCTTCCATGTTGAGGTGTAGGTCTATTCTATTTCGAAGCTGATTTTCATAGAGTATTAGTGTATCTTCTATACTTCGCTTTATATTGACAGACTGCTTTTCTCCTAATTGGTCTTGACGAGAAAAATTTTTGAGTGCAAAGATTATTTTTGATGCCTTATCAGTAGCTAGGCGTATCATTTTACTGCTTTTGGCAATACTAGCAAGCTGAAAAGCTACTTTGAAGGTATAAGAAGGGTCTTTTATTTCAAGCAATGGAAGATAAATTTCTGGACTTGAGTGTAAGCCTAACTCAACTATCAAATTAGCAATTGTTTCTGCATTATCTATGTCTCTTTCCTCTAAGTCTTCTATCAGTGCATACTTTGCATTTCGTGTTTCTCTTGAAGACAAGCTAACCTTTGATGCTACTGAATATTCTATTAATCTGTTGAAAACAGCAGAATCTTCTTTAGATAATCCGTATAAGAAGCTAGAAAGACGAGGAAGAAGTTCGTCCATCGCAACAATAGAGCTATCAGCCGAAGAACGAATTGCGCCTAGTGGAGTATTTATCTCATGTGCGATATTGGCTGTTAGTTGTCCTAAAGTTGCCAGTTTTTCTTTTTCGATAAGTTGGTTTTGAGCTTCTTGCACCTTACGCATTTGCTCTTGTAAGTCTTTGAATTTCAAACGCAACTCTAATTGTGTTACTACCTGATTGCCAAGAGTTTTTAGGGCAAATTTCTGAGCTTCTGTAAGTTTTTTAGGTGTGTTATCTATAACACAAAGTGTTCCTAACTTCAATCCGTTAGGGTTTTTGAGAGGCATCCCTGCGTAAAAGCGAATTTGTAATCCATCTTCATCAGCCACTAAGGGATTATCATGAAAACGTTCATCCTCCAAAGCATTTTCCACTTCAAAGACATCATCTTGTAAAATGGCATGAGCGCAGAAAGCTAAATCTCTATGAGTTTCATCAGCATCCAAACCCACCTTTGCTTTGAACCATTGACGTTCGGAATCTATGAGAGAAACTAAAGAAATTTCAGCTTCACAGATTTGAGAAGCAAGTTGTACCAAATCATCAAACTCCTTTTCAGCATCCGTATCTAATACTTCATAGCTTAGAAGAGCTTGCAAGCGCTCACTTTCATCATGAGGTAAAGGTGCAGAAATCATAAGCTAGTTTAAAAAATTATATAATAAGTAAGTATATATACTAAATAATAGATGTGTTCAACTATAAAATGGATGGATTTGTTTTTTTTTATTATTGTAATGTAATATTTTAAAAATTAAGACTCATCTGAAAGGTCTTCTTCTTCACTAAAAACATTACTATCTTCAGCTTCACTATCTTCTTCATCATTGAGTGCATCTGCTAAAATTGTACCAGCTACTCCTACTGCAACAGCTTCCTCTACTCCTATTTCATTGTCATCATATTCGGTATCATCGTAGTCTTCGTCATCTTCATAATCGTCATCTTCATAATCGTCATCAAAAAAATCATCATCAGTATCGTAATACTCTCCTCCAGCTGATTTCGAACGCTTATACATTCTCCTCACTCTCTCAATATCCGCCTTTACTTTCAGAGAATCAGCAACGCCTAATTGTAAGTCTATTTCTATTTGTTCGATAAAATCCATTTCCTCTTCTGTAACAATGTTGTCTTCCATTACTCTATCAATGAGGTTTTGCAAGACTTGTATTTTGATACTATTTAATTCGGAATCTGACATGCCCAACCTAGATTGTAATGCTCTCACATCTGACATCTCTTCTGTGGTAATTACTCCATCGTCGCAGGCTTCCAAAATAGCTACAAAAAGCTGTTGTCGGGCTTGTGTAGCCCTAGCAGAATCTGGAGTAGGGGCAGCCGAACCACTAAAAAGTTGCTGAAATTTGTTAATAAGGTCTTTGAGTATGCTCATAATGGAAAGTATTTTTATAGAGAAATAGAAATTTCAATACAGATAAGTTGTTATCCTATCACAAAGTAGCATTTTTTTTTAACATTTCTAGTATTTAGAAATTTTTATTGGACACTACTTTTTATAAAAAGAATTTTTCTGCTAATTTAATATTGATAAGTTCTATACTTTCCAAAATTGTAAACTGACTACTATCAATAATCAAATCTACAGTATTAGACATTGGTTTTTCAAAAGGACTACTGATACCTGTAAACTCTTTTATTTCCCCTGCTCTAGCTTTTTTGTACAAACCTTTTACATCTCTTTGTTCGCAAATTTCTAAAGGACAATCGACAAATATTTTGAATAAATTTTGATGCTGATTGTCTCTTTCAAAAATATCAGTTACTAAATTTTGATGCTGATGTGTGGGCGTGATAAAAGAGGATAGAACGACAAAACCACTTTCATAAAAAAGTTTTGCTACTTCTGCCGAACGGCGAATATTCTCTGTTCGGCCTTCTAAAGAAAACCCAAGATTATTATTTAAGCCATTTCGAAGCAAATCTCCATCTAATTTTTTTAGTAGGGAAGATGGAGATTTTTGTTTTAAATCCTCAAAAAGAGCATTAGCAAGAGTGGTTTTTCCAGACCCAGAAAGACCTAAAAACCAAATAACACAGGGATTCATAAAATATAAGTCTGTTTGATAAAGAATGAAATATTTTTTGAGTATAGTATTCATAAAAAAACGCCTTAATTTATATAAAAAAGGCGTTTCATTCTTTATTAATTTTTGAAATTTAATCTACATTGTCGTGTAAGAAACGATTTCCTCCTAAAAGCTCATTGTCATCATCTACTTTATAACGAGAAGTAGAAGATTCTGATGAGTGAGGCATTTCTTTTAGCTTTACATTTCTACGAAGATAAGCAGGAACATCTCTACGCTCTTGCAGTTCTTCATCACTCAAATCTGACAAACTTTGCATAGAAACAGGTCGTTGTGATTCTGTTTTTTTCTCTATTACTTGATTTTGTATAGATACATTCTCAACTTCTCTAGTTCTATTTTCTTGACTACGAGTGTTTTGTGAATGCTGATTTATGTAACCATATCCACCAACAGCTGGCGTATTTTGTGGAGCTTGATTAGTTATTTTTTTTTTTGAGTCGTCTTCATTAAAATAATCATCCTCCAAACTGAAAATTATTTTATCAGTTTTTTTAGGCTCTGTATAAGAAGGTTCTTCTTTTACAGGCTCTTGCTTTTCTATTTGAGGTGTTACGTTATTATTCGAAGTGTTTTCTTGACTTGATGAACTTTCAAAGAAATCTTTTTTTTCGTAATCTTTTACTTCGATTCTATTTTTGATTCTTTTATTGCTCGTTAGGTCATACACTTTGCGTTCTGGTCTTTCTGGTGGCAAATCTTCTGAATGCTCAAAACCAGTAGCAATAATAGTTACACTGATACTGTCTCCAAGCGTTTCGTCAGTAGCTTGTCCGAAGATAATTTCAGCCTCATCGCCTGCTTGCTCTTGTACGTAATCTGTAACTTCTTCAAGCTCATCCATTTGGAACTCTTCTTCATTACCAATAACAATAGAAAGCAAGATATATTTTGCTCCAAAAATATTAGTATTGTTGAGAAGAGGTGAAGAAATAGCTCCTTCAGCAGCACGTCTGGCTCTGTTTTCGCCTTCAGCTGTAGATGAACCCATTACAGCAGCACCTGCGCCCTGCATAACTGTACGAACATCTTCAAAATCGACGTTGATAGTTCCAGAAACAGTAATAATTTCAGCAATAGATTTTGCCCCTTTCAAAAGGACGTTATCTGCTTGACGAAAGGCTTCACGCATAGAGGCTTTTCCATACACATCTCTCAAACGGTCGTTTAAGATGACCAATACTGTATCACAATGCTCACGAAGAGCATTTACACCTTCTTGCGCTCGTACTCGTTTTGGTCTGCCTTCAAAACTAAACGGAGCAGTTACAATTCCTACTGTCAAGATGCCTAATTCTTGTGCAATTTCAGCAATGACTGGAGCAGCACCTGTACCTGTTCCACCACCCATTCCAGCAGTGATGAAAAGCATTTTGGTATTGTTTCCTAATATTTTCTTTAAATCGTCTTTACTCTCAATAGCAGCACTTCTTCCACGTTCAGGATTTGCTCCTGCGCCTAAGCCTTGTGTGAGTGTTTTTCCTATCTGAACTTTATTTGGAACAGGACTTAAATCAAGGGCTTGAATATCAGTATTACAGATATAAAAATCCACCCCTTTTATTCCGTGCAAATACATATGTGCAACAGCGTTGCCACCACCTCCACCAACACCAATTACTTTGATAATTGAAGGTTCTGTTCCGAAATTATAATTTGTAACGTCTGACATCATTGAATGCTTATTTCAAGGTTTTGGGCTTGTTTGTATATTTTATTTTCATTCATACTAATTTTACGTCAAAAAATGTGTACTTACTTTAAATACGGTATAAAAAATTAATCTGAATGAACTTTTAATTATAGCTATATTTTTAGTACCAAACTACTAAGTTCTATTTTAGTTTATTATTTTGTTATTATCTCAACCACTTTCAAACCTTTGGTTTACTTCAATGGGCTTTACTTTGTTTAGTTAGAAAGCTATTTAATCACAAAGAAACAAAAATAGTTTGATTAAGCTACGATAAGTTAAGCTAAATTATTTCAAATATGCAAAAAAAAAATAAAAAATCTAAGTTTTTTTGTGTTTAATTTTGAAATGTCAGTTTTTTATAAAAATCCATCAAAAAATCCATTCCTCTAACTGATTAGAAGAATGGATTTAATATAGCTATTATTCAACATTTACAGATTAGTTGAAATCTTCTTGAATAACGTCTGCGTGATCTACTTTCTTACGCTCCGACATAGGAACAAATGCTCTTTCGTTTTCTCCAGTATAAATCTGACGAGGACGACCGATAGGGTGTTTTTGTTCCAACATTTCTTTCCACTGTGCAATCCAACCTGGCAAACGTCCCATTGCAAACATTACTGTAAACATATCTGTTGGCAAGTTCATTGCACGGTAGATAATTCCAGAATAGAAATCTACGTTAGGGTAAAGTTTTCTTTCGATAAAGAACTCATCTTCTAAAGCTACTTGTTCAAGCTGTTTAGCAATACCTAATAATGGGTCTTCGATACCTAGTTTGCCTAAAACTTCATCACACGCCTTCTTCAAAATCTTCGCTCTTGGGTCGAAATTTTTATAAACACGGTGTCCGAATCCCATTAAGCGCATCTCACGATTTTTTACCTTTTTGATAAAGTCTTCTAATGCCATTCCACTCTCATGGATTTCTTCTAACATCTCAATTACTTGCTGATTTGCACCACCATGAAGAGGACCGCTCAAGGCATTCGTAGCAGAAGCAATAGAAGCATAAATATTAGCCAATGAAGAACCAACAATACGAACTGTTGAAGTAGAACAGTTTTGTTCGTGGTCTGCATGAAGAATCAAAATTTTGTTTAAAGCACTTACCATTACAGGGTCAACTTCATATTGCTCTGTTGGTAAAGAGAACATCATTTTGAGGAAACGTGCGCCATAGTTAAGGCTGTTGTCAGGGTAATTTACTGGATGACCCATTTCATTTTTATATGACCAAGCTGCTATTGTAGGAACTTTTGCAATAAGACGGACAATAGACATATATACTTCTTCTGGAGAACGGTTTTGCTCCATAGATTCAGGATAAAATGTGCTGAGTACCGAAATCAAAGAAGAAAGTACAACCATAGGATGAGAAGCTGTAGGGAAGCCATCAAATAGCTTACGCATGTCTTCGTGAATGAGTGTATGGTTGGTAATATCGTTTTGGAATTTAGTGAGAGAGGCTTGGTCTGGAAGCTCTCCAAAGATAATAAGATAAGCCACCTCTAAGAAAGATGCTTTTTCAGCAAGCTCTTCTATGTTGTAGCCACGATAACGCAAAATTCCTTTTTCACCATTCAAAAATGTGATGGCGCTTTCTGTCGAACCCGTATTTTTAAAGCCGGGGTCAAGAGTAATAAGTCCTGTTGTGGCACGTAATGAGCCAATGTCGATGCCTACTTCTCCTTCTGTTCCTTCTACAAGTGGTAATTCATAGCTTTTGCCTTCATAAGTGATAGTGGCAGTCTTTCCATTTTGTGACATACGTATATTAGGGTTTGTACTGAAAGTTGTGTTCTGTAAAAATATTTCTTTATTTGATAAAGTATAAAGCAAAAAGAGTCTTAAAAGTTAGGATACAAATGACTTTAATTTTGCAGTTCTGTCAATAAGTCCACAATTTAACCAAAAAAAAAGCATAAAAACAAGTTTGTTTCCCTTTGCTTCTAATAATTTGAAAGAATTAAATCAGAAAAGAAAATACTATTGAGAAATAAATATACAATGAAATGAAACACATTTCTAGTCTTTTGATGTAAAAATTATAATAATAAATGTTATCAAGGTTAAATTTAGTAAAGTTTCTTTCTTCATAGTAAGCCAAAAGCCATGGAGAAATAGATACGATTTTAGAGTACTGGACATGAACAGATATTTGCTGTTCTGTGAGCCACAGAACAGGGAAAAAATATCGTTCGTTGGTGTTTTAGCGTAGCGACACCAACAACTTTTTATCTCATATCCAGTACTCTAATACGATTTGATTTTTAATAAATTACTGACAATCATATCTGTAAAAACGTGATAACCATTATAGAGTGCTAGACATTAATAAATATTTGCTGCTCTGTGAGTCACAGAACAGGGGAAAAATACGGTTAGTTGGTGTTTTAGTATAGCGACACCAACCACTTTTTATCTTGTATCCAGTACTCTAAATCTTATTATACCTTACTAAAAATCTAAATTATATTTAGAAAAAAGTCGTAATAATACAGCGTCTTTTTTTGGATTTGAGTTTCAAAACCACTACTTTTGCATTCTATTTGTAATTTAAACCATGTATATCTCATGTACGCAATCGTAGAAATAGCCGGACAACAGTTCAAGGTAGAAAAAGACCGTTATATCTATACACACCGTCTTCAAGGAAATGAAGGTGATGAAGTAACTTTTGATAAAGTTCTTTTGGTAGATAACGACGGCACTGTTAGTATTGGCGAGCCTCAAGTTGCTGGGGCTTCAGTGAGTGGCGAAGTGCTTGCTCAAGTAAAAGGCGACAAAGTAATCGTTTTCAAGAAAAAACGTCGTAAAGGCTACAAAAAGAAAAACGGACACCGTCAGCAATTCACTAAAGTCTTGATTAAAGACATTCTAATTTAGTTTTAATTTATTACTCACTCTTTTTTATTTCTTCTAAATAGCTTTTTAGAATAGGTTTTTTAAGAAGAATAAAACTTTAAAACAATACAGATATGGCTCACAAGAAAGGTGTCGGTAGTTCGAAAAACGGACGTGATTCGGAAAGTAAACGTCTTGGTGTTAAGATTTGGGGTGGACAAGTTGCCAAACCAGGTAGTATCATCATTCGTCAGCGTGGAACAAAATTTCACCCAGGTGATAATGTAGGAATTGGTAAAGACCATACTATATTTTCTCTTATTGATGGCGAAGTACAGTTCAACAAAGGATATAAAAAACGTTCTTTCGTTTCAGTAGTTCCTAAGACTGCCGAGGCATAAGCAATAAATAGTCAAATTATTAATTCTGACTTACTTATAGAAAACCTATACTAGAAAATGGTATAGGTTTTTTTGTTTTTGTAACTTTATAAAAAATATGTAACTCGCTCTAAAGAGTGAGAAAGTCTAATTTAATTTTTTCCTGTTTATTTACTTATGCGTTATTCTATTCTACTCATTTTCTGCGTTTTTATTTTTTCTAACTGTACTAACCAAAGTTCTAAAAATTTACAAGCCAGTGAAGAAATAGAAAAAACAGTTCAAGATTCTATCAAAAAAATAGAAGAAGAAAAATTAAAGTTTATAGAAGATTCACTAGAAAAAGTAGAGTTACAAGCAAAAAAAGAAGATGAAAAGAAAGTTTATTTTGAAAGTTTGGAAGATTCAGCGATGGTAGAACTGATAAAATATGATTCTAGCTTGGTATTGGATATTCGTTATGCTACTGAAAATAATTTTATGAAACAGAAAGTGTACCCTTGTGCAAAAGCTCTTTTGAGGAAAGTAGCTGCAGAGGCTCTTTTTGAAGCAAACGAAAAGTTTAAAGAAAAAGGATACAGAATAAAAGTTTATGACGGATATCGTCCTTTGTCTGTGCAATGGATTTTATGGAATACAACAACCAATAAAAATTATGTTGCCAACCCAAGACGAGGGTCAAATCATAATAAAGGCTGTGCTGTGGATATGACTTTGGTAGATGAAAATGGTAAGGAATTAAATATGGGGACAGAGTACGATTTTTTTGGAAAAGAAGCACATCATACATTCACTAATTTTCCAACAAAAACTAAAGATGAAATTTTGAAGAATCGCAAACTTTTGAAAAACATAATGGCAAGCGTTGGCTTTTCTTCTATTTCGAATGAATGGTGGCACTACAATTTCAAAATCAAATATCCAGTTTCGGATACACCACTTCCTTGTGATTAGCAATCAGAATAATCTATGTGAGGAAGTTTGTTCTCTTCTGCTGTACAGATGACCAATGTTTTGTCCTCTTCTATTTTTTGTTTGAAGCTACACTGACAAGCCAAACGTTCATTTTCTGATAGTTTTCCTTGTTCTGAAAAGCTCTTTTCTACACTGCCTTTAGGAGTTAGGTTTTCGATTCCTTCCCTAACAATCATCTTACAAGTAGTACATTTTCCTTTGCCTCCACAAGAGTGTAACCAGTCTATTGGCTCATTTAAAATATTTTGTAATAAATTTTTTTTTGTGTCTGCCGAAAATTCTACGGCGTTCATGTTCTGAATTATGATTTTTGGCATTGTTGGCAGTGTTTTGGAAAATGAAGTAATAAATTAAGAAAATGAAAATAATTCAATTTTACTATAAAATATTCTTGATTGGAATAGTGTAGAATATTGAAAGCAAAATAGAGTTAAAATTGTTTTTGTATTTTTAAGCCAACTTTTAAGATTTTATGGAGAAACATAGATTTCGGTAAAAAAACTTTTCATAAAAAGTTGGTATTGAAACAAGGTAGTATTTATCATTATTTACGAACTTGCAATTTCAATGAATAAGAACTCATAACATCAAAATATAGTATCCAAACCCAATTACTAATACAATTATGGCAAGCAAATTAAATAACAATGCTGTTCTTGCTTATGCCGAATCATTCGCTAAGGCTGTTTGTTCGGATTTTTTTGCAAAACACGAGCGTATAACAGGTTCTCAACTCACAGATTTTTGTGGAATAAAGCAAATCAACTTATTTATCATTAAAATTCTTTTTGAAAAATGGCAAGAAGACAATGCTAAAATAAAAAGTCCGTTTTTTGACTATGAAAATCCAGAAATAAAAGCACTTTTAGAAAAGTTGATGAATATGCTTTCTAGGAATATTTCTATTGATGAGGCTACTTTCCAAAAGTTAGTAACCCAATCGGTAG
This window encodes:
- a CDS encoding response regulator, encoding MAKSKKTKAILCVDDDHIILGSLKIQLMQEFNEDFIIETAESGDEALEILDFLTERSINTLVVITDWLMPEMKGDELLVEINKQFPKVAKIMLSGQAEEEAIQHAFDKGNMQFFLSKPWDKKELIDKIYKSVEMTEN
- a CDS encoding ATP-binding protein yields the protein MISAPLPHDESERLQALLSYEVLDTDAEKEFDDLVQLASQICEAEISLVSLIDSERQWFKAKVGLDADETHRDLAFCAHAILQDDVFEVENALEDERFHDNPLVADEDGLQIRFYAGMPLKNPNGLKLGTLCVIDNTPKKLTEAQKFALKTLGNQVVTQLELRLKFKDLQEQMRKVQEAQNQLIEKEKLATLGQLTANIAHEINTPLGAIRSSADSSIVAMDELLPRLSSFLYGLSKEDSAVFNRLIEYSVASKVSLSSRETRNAKYALIEDLEERDIDNAETIANLIVELGLHSSPEIYLPLLEIKDPSYTFKVAFQLASIAKSSKMIRLATDKASKIIFALKNFSRQDQLGEKQSVNIKRSIEDTLILYENQLRNRIDLHLNMEAIPIFMGYPDELVQVWTNLIHNAMQAIKKKGQITISVKQTGKTDNKKALVSVEDTGTGIPKNVQGKIFDAFFTTKKEGEGSGLGLDITKKIVEKHNGKIWFETKENEGTTFFVELPL
- the cysC gene encoding adenylyl-sulfate kinase, encoding MNPCVIWFLGLSGSGKTTLANALFEDLKQKSPSSLLKKLDGDLLRNGLNNNLGFSLEGRTENIRRSAEVAKLFYESGFVVLSSFITPTHQHQNLVTDIFERDNQHQNLFKIFVDCPLEICEQRDVKGLYKKARAGEIKEFTGISSPFEKPMSNTVDLIIDSSQFTILESIELINIKLAEKFFL
- the ftsZ gene encoding cell division protein FtsZ, which produces MSDVTNYNFGTEPSIIKVIGVGGGGGNAVAHMYLHGIKGVDFYICNTDIQALDLSPVPNKVQIGKTLTQGLGAGANPERGRSAAIESKDDLKKILGNNTKMLFITAGMGGGTGTGAAPVIAEIAQELGILTVGIVTAPFSFEGRPKRVRAQEGVNALREHCDTVLVILNDRLRDVYGKASMREAFRQADNVLLKGAKSIAEIITVSGTINVDFEDVRTVMQGAGAAVMGSSTAEGENRARRAAEGAISSPLLNNTNIFGAKYILLSIVIGNEEEFQMDELEEVTDYVQEQAGDEAEIIFGQATDETLGDSISVTIIATGFEHSEDLPPERPERKVYDLTSNKRIKNRIEVKDYEKKDFFESSSSQENTSNNNVTPQIEKQEPVKEEPSYTEPKKTDKIIFSLEDDYFNEDDSKKKITNQAPQNTPAVGGYGYINQHSQNTRSQENRTREVENVSIQNQVIEKKTESQRPVSMQSLSDLSDEELQERRDVPAYLRRNVKLKEMPHSSESSTSRYKVDDDNELLGGNRFLHDNVD
- a CDS encoding citrate synthase yields the protein MSQNGKTATITYEGKSYELPLVEGTEGEVGIDIGSLRATTGLITLDPGFKNTGSTESAITFLNGEKGILRYRGYNIEELAEKASFLEVAYLIIFGELPDQASLTKFQNDITNHTLIHEDMRKLFDGFPTASHPMVVLSSLISVLSTFYPESMEQNRSPEEVYMSIVRLIAKVPTIAAWSYKNEMGHPVNYPDNSLNYGARFLKMMFSLPTEQYEVDPVMVSALNKILILHADHEQNCSTSTVRIVGSSLANIYASIASATNALSGPLHGGANQQVIEMLEEIHESGMALEDFIKKVKNREMRLMGFGHRVYKNFDPRAKILKKACDEVLGKLGIEDPLLGIAKQLEQVALEDEFFIERKLYPNVDFYSGIIYRAMNLPTDMFTVMFAMGRLPGWIAQWKEMLEQKHPIGRPRQIYTGENERAFVPMSERKKVDHADVIQEDFN
- the rplU gene encoding 50S ribosomal protein L21, with translation MYAIVEIAGQQFKVEKDRYIYTHRLQGNEGDEVTFDKVLLVDNDGTVSIGEPQVAGASVSGEVLAQVKGDKVIVFKKKRRKGYKKKNGHRQQFTKVLIKDILI
- the rpmA gene encoding 50S ribosomal protein L27 yields the protein MAHKKGVGSSKNGRDSESKRLGVKIWGGQVAKPGSIIIRQRGTKFHPGDNVGIGKDHTIFSLIDGEVQFNKGYKKRSFVSVVPKTAEA
- a CDS encoding M15 family metallopeptidase, giving the protein MRYSILLIFCVFIFSNCTNQSSKNLQASEEIEKTVQDSIKKIEEEKLKFIEDSLEKVELQAKKEDEKKVYFESLEDSAMVELIKYDSSLVLDIRYATENNFMKQKVYPCAKALLRKVAAEALFEANEKFKEKGYRIKVYDGYRPLSVQWILWNTTTNKNYVANPRRGSNHNKGCAVDMTLVDENGKELNMGTEYDFFGKEAHHTFTNFPTKTKDEILKNRKLLKNIMASVGFSSISNEWWHYNFKIKYPVSDTPLPCD
- a CDS encoding 2Fe-2S iron-sulfur cluster-binding protein codes for the protein MPKIIIQNMNAVEFSADTKKNLLQNILNEPIDWLHSCGGKGKCTTCKMIVREGIENLTPKGSVEKSFSEQGKLSENERLACQCSFKQKIEEDKTLVICTAEENKLPHIDYSDC